TATGAAAGAACAGCGCCGCTACCAGGACTCTTTAAAACACGCCGCAGTCGGAATGACCCGCATCCGCAACCTGCGCAAACTGCTCAGCCTTATCGCTCATATTGTTACTAAGACAGTACGCGTTTCTTTTGCCGCGGTTTACCTGCTTGATGAAGGAAAAGAACAATTTATCCTGCAGGTCAGCAGGGATAGGGGTAAAACAGAGCCCACGTCCGCGATCAGCGCTTATATCCCTTTGATCCATGTCCTGACAATAAAACGCCAGCCGCTGGTATATGAAGAAGTGAAGCGCCAGATGCAGGATTCCCATGACAAAGTAATGAAGGGGCTGGAAGAAAACATGCGCCAGTTGAACGCCGCGGTAGTCATTCCCAGCTTCCTCGACCATACCCTGATCGGGCTTATTGTTTTAGGCGAAAAACTCTCCGGGCAGATGTATACTCCGGATGACCTGACTGTATTCGAGGTTTTAGCCAGCCAGGCAGCCCTTGCCATTGAAAACGCCCAGTTCTATGAAGAAGCCAAGGAAATGCAGGCCCAGATCGGCCAGGCTGAAAAGATGGCTACCATAGGAACCATGGCTGACGGCTTGTCGCACCAGATCAATAACCGATTTTACGCGCTTTCTTTGATCGCCGGGGATACTATTGATACTATAAAGCTTACTGATACCGCCAGATGTTCCCCTGAGATCCAGGAGATGATCAAGCAGATCAATTCAGCCCTGGAACGCATCCAAGTCAATGTTATGCAGGGAGGAGAGGTAGTCAAAGGCATCCTGAAATATACCCGTAAAGGCGATGAAGGAATGGAGGCATTGACTATAGACCAGATAATCGACGGGACCATACTCATGGTCCAATATAAAGTCAAGCTTGGAGAGATCGACATCATCCGCGATTACCCCAAAGATACCCCGAAAATCAAAGCCAACCTGGTCCAGATGCAGGAAGTCTTCTTTAATTTTATTGATAATGCCTATGATTCTATAGTCGAACGTAAAACCCTGCTGAAAGAACCGGGATATCGGGGAAAAATCGTTGTTTCCGCGCGCAAATCAAATACCGATAACATAATAGAGATAACGATCAGCGATAATGGGATGGGAGTACGACAGGAAGACATCAAAAAGATATTCACGCCGTTCTTTACCACCAAGGTTTCTTCCAGAAAAGGAACAGGCCTGGGCCTATATGTCATCCGGAATATAATAACCGAGAGCCATAACGGTAAAATAAATTTCAGTTCGGAATATAAAAGAGGGACGAAATTCATTTTGGAACTGCCGATCGCCGGACAATAAAAACGCTTAACAAAACCGGTTTTCTGGTGTATATTTTATTTCTATATTAACTACCAAGGAGACGCCTTACTTATGCCCAGACTAATGATCGTAGATGATGAAGATGATGTTAGGGAATTCGCGGCTAATTTCTTCCGCAAGCGCAAAATAGAGGTAACTACAGCCGGAACCGGCGAAGATGCCATAAAAAAAGCGCAAGCTGATAAACCTGACTTGATCCTGATGGATATCCGGATGTCGGGTATTGACGGGATCCAGGCGCTGGAAGCGATAAAAAAGATAAATCCATCGGTAAAAGTGGTGATGGTTACCGGCACAAAACCGGATGAGAATGAAACAGCCAAGAAATGCCTGGAGTTAGGCGCCTGCGGATACGTGCACAAACCGCTAAGGCTTGATGAATTGGAAACGATCGTCATGACAAACCTCAAATAAACCGAGCTATGGTCGTAAATTATAAAAGAGAGCTGGAAAGAGCGGCAAAAACAATGATCCTGGTGCACGAACCGGAGTTATTGATCAAAATGATCATCCGGATGATCGTGCAAAAAGTAAGGGTCAGCCACGCCAGCATCCTACTGCGCAATCCGGACAAAAACTCCTATGTCTTATCCGTTTCCCGGGGGCCTCTGGGGGTGAAAATACCTGAAGGCTTTACCCGGATGGATAACGACAACCCGCTTATCCGCATATTCCGCGAGCATAAAAACAATTTTATTTTTAATACTGATTACCTGGTCATTGAAGAAGGTCGTAAATTCCTGGACACAACCGCGGATTCCGTGCTAAAACAGCTGCTTTCCAGCGCCATTTACGAGATGGAGATACTGGAAACCACGGTCTGCATCCCGTGCTATTTCAGGGATGATATGTTAGGCATCCTGCTCTTAGGCGATAAAAAAGAAACCGCAAAATTAGGCAATGACGAATTGGACTTCCTTATTGCGCTATCGCAGGATGTGGCCATGGCTTTGCGCAATGCCCAGCTTTTTAACCAGCTGAAGGACGAGTTGGAAAACAAGCAAAAACTGTTCTTACACACGACCATAG
The Candidatus Omnitrophota bacterium genome window above contains:
- a CDS encoding ATP-binding protein: MKEQRRYQDSLKHAAVGMTRIRNLRKLLSLIAHIVTKTVRVSFAAVYLLDEGKEQFILQVSRDRGKTEPTSAISAYIPLIHVLTIKRQPLVYEEVKRQMQDSHDKVMKGLEENMRQLNAAVVIPSFLDHTLIGLIVLGEKLSGQMYTPDDLTVFEVLASQAALAIENAQFYEEAKEMQAQIGQAEKMATIGTMADGLSHQINNRFYALSLIAGDTIDTIKLTDTARCSPEIQEMIKQINSALERIQVNVMQGGEVVKGILKYTRKGDEGMEALTIDQIIDGTILMVQYKVKLGEIDIIRDYPKDTPKIKANLVQMQEVFFNFIDNAYDSIVERKTLLKEPGYRGKIVVSARKSNTDNIIEITISDNGMGVRQEDIKKIFTPFFTTKVSSRKGTGLGLYVIRNIITESHNGKINFSSEYKRGTKFILELPIAGQ
- a CDS encoding response regulator; the protein is MPRLMIVDDEDDVREFAANFFRKRKIEVTTAGTGEDAIKKAQADKPDLILMDIRMSGIDGIQALEAIKKINPSVKVVMVTGTKPDENETAKKCLELGACGYVHKPLRLDELETIVMTNLK
- a CDS encoding HD domain-containing protein — encoded protein: MVVNYKRELERAAKTMILVHEPELLIKMIIRMIVQKVRVSHASILLRNPDKNSYVLSVSRGPLGVKIPEGFTRMDNDNPLIRIFREHKNNFIFNTDYLVIEEGRKFLDTTADSVLKQLLSSAIYEMEILETTVCIPCYFRDDMLGILLLGDKKETAKLGNDELDFLIALSQDVAMALRNAQLFNQLKDELENKQKLFLHTTIALAAAIDAKDHYTHGHTSRVTNVSLLVAKKYAEKHKNISDPHFIENVQIASLLHDIGKIGVPESILNKQGPLTDEERKKINEHPMIGVNILTSIHELKDAIQGVKYHHERYDGKGYPEGLKGEAIPLIAAIITIADSYDAMVSDRPYRSGMSKDKAIEEIKRCTGAQFTPEIASLFLELYQEGKV